A DNA window from Brassica napus cultivar Da-Ae chromosome A4, Da-Ae, whole genome shotgun sequence contains the following coding sequences:
- the LOC106387112 gene encoding uncharacterized protein LOC106387112, producing MGDSRRGSSSTPQSRKIMVIADPTRESAAALQYALSHAVLEQDELILVHVENNGASWKNAFSSFLRLPSSSSSSTSGSSPGANANANIANTVSSLASEIGQGEGNFLEQMKRICEIAQPKVRVQTECITMDGIKAAAILLHGDKLGVEVIIIGQRRTISSSLLGSMRPGGSLIGSKGVDTAEYLIENSKCTCVGVQKKGQNGGYVLNTKTHKNVWLLA from the exons ATGGGAGACAGTCGTAGAGGATCATCCTCAACACCACAATCACGCAAGATCATGGTGATCGCTGACCCGACCCGTGAATCTGCAGCTGCTCTTCAATACGCTCTTTCACACGCCGTGCTCGAGCAAGACGAGCTAATCCTCGTCCATGTTGAAAACAATGGTGCCTCgtggaaaaacgcattttcaaGTTTCTTGAGATTACCAAGCTCCTCCTCCTCTAGCACAAGCGGGTCATCACCGGGTGCTAATGCCAATGCTAATATTGCAAACACCGTTTCATCTTTGGCCTCTGAGATTGGTCAAGGGGAAGGGAATTTCCTTGAACAGATGAAACGAATATGTGAAATTGCTCAGCCGAAGGTGCGTGTGCAGACTGAATGTATAACCATGGACGGCATCAAAGCTGCAGCTATTCTTCTTCATGGAGACAAACTTGGGGTTGAAGTTATCATCATTGGCCAACGCAGGACAATCTCATCTTCCCTTCTAgg ATCTATGCGGCCTGGAGGGTCTCTAATAGGATCAAAAGGAGTAGATACAGCAGAATATCTAATCGAGAACAGCAAATGCACCTGTGTTGGCGTACAGAAGAAAGGTCAAAATGGAGGCTATGTTCTAAACACCAAGACCCATAAGAACGTTTGGCTATTGGCATGA